DNA from Amorphoplanes friuliensis DSM 7358:
CGGTGTCGTGGATCACCGGGGTGCCGGTTTGCAGGGCTCCGGGGAAATACGTAACGTTGGCGTAGTGAAAACCCAGGAGCTCACTCTGACGGCCGTTCCGGCCGTGGGCTCCAGGCTGCCCGGGCTCGAGAGCAAGATCGCCGACGGGCGGACCCGCGACAGGGTCGCTCAGCTGCTCTTCGAGAGTGGCGCGGCCACCGCGGCCGAGCTCGGCGCTCGGCTCGGGCTCAGTCCCGCCGCCATCCGCAAGCATCTCGACGCGATGCTGGCCGAGCGGCTGGTCGAGGTCCGTGAGACGCGTTCGCAGGGTCCGCGGGGCCGGGGCCGGCCCGCCAAGGCTTTTGTGCTCACCGCGGCTGCCCGGGAGGGCTTTCCGCACTTCTACGACGGCATCGCCACCGCCGCGTTGCGGTGGATCGCCGAGCACGGTGGCCCGGAGGCGGTCAGCGCCTTCGCGACCGCGCAGGTCGCCGCGCTCGAGGAGCGGTGCCGTGCCGCTCTGCTCGAGGCCGGCGACGATCCGATCGCCCGGGCGGAGGCGCTTGCCGAGGCGCTCACCGCCGAGGGTTACGCTGCCAACTCGACCGCGATCGCGTCCGGCGGGCAGCTGTGCCAGCACCACTGCCCGGTGGCGCACGTGGCCGCCGAGTTCCCCCAGTTGTGCGACGCCGAGACCGCGGTCATCTCGCGGCTCATCGGCACCCACGTGCAGCGCCTAGCCACCATCGCGCACGGCGACGGGGTGTGCACCACGCACATTCCAGCCCCGCCGCGCGCCACTGACAAGACCATCGCTACGACCGCCACCACTGTGAGGACAGATAGATGACCGAGCAGATCGTTCAGCCCGTCGTCACCCAGGAAGAGCACCTCGCCGCACTGGGCAAGTACGAATACGGCTGGGCCGACATCGACACCGCCGGGGCGACCGCCCAGCGCGGCCTGTCCGAAGCGGTGGTGCGCAACATCTCCGCGCTCAAGAGCGAACCGCAGTGGATGCTCGACCTGCGGCTCAAGGGTCTGCGCCTGTTCGACCGCAAGCCCATGCCGAACTGGGGCGCCGACCTCACGGGCATCGACTTCCAGAACATCAAGTACTTCGTACGCTCGACCGAGAAGCAGGCGGCGTCCTGGGACGACCTGCCCGCGGACATCAAGAACACGTACGACAAGCTCGGCATCCCCGAGGCGGAGAAGCAGCGCCTCGTCTCCGGTGTCGCGGCCCAGTACGAGTCCGAGGTCGTCTACCACAAGATCCGTGAGGACCTCGAGGAGCAGGGTGTCCTGTTCCTCGACACCGACACGGCTCTGCGGGAGCACGAGGAGCTCTTCAAGGAGTACTTCGGCACGGTCATCCCGGTCGGCGACAACAAGTTCGCCGCGCTGAACACCTCGGTGTGGTCGGGTGGCTCGTTCATCTACGTGCCGAAGGGTGTGCACGTCGACATCCCGCTGCAGGCCTACTTCCGGATCAACACCGAGAACATGGGCCAGTTCGAGCGGACGCTGATCATCGTCGACGAGGGTGCCTACATCCACTACGTCGAGGGCTGCACCGCGCCGATCTACTCGTCGGACTCGCTGCACAGCGCGGTCGTCGAGATCATCGTCAAGAAGAACGCCCGCTGCCGTTACACGACCATCCAGAACTGGTCGAACAACGTCTACAACCTGGTCACCAAGCGCGCCACCTGCGAAGAGGGCGCGACCATGGAGTGGGTCGACGGCAACATCGGCTCCAAGGTGACCATGAAGTACCCGGCGGTCTACATGACCGGCGCGCACGCCAAGGGCGAGGTCCTGAGCGTCGCGATGGCCGGCGAGGGCCAGCACCAGGACGCCGGCGCCAAGATGGTGCACGCCGCGCCGCACACCTCGTCGTCGATCATCAGCAAGTCGATCGCCCGGGGCGGTGGCCGCACGTCGTACCGCGGTCTCGTGCAGGTCATGGAGGGTTCGCACCACAGCGCCAGCACGGTCAAGTGCGACGCGCTCCTGGTCGACACCATCTCCCGCTCGGACACCTACCCGTACGTCGACATCCGTGAGGACGACGTGTCGATGGGTCACGAGGCGACGGTCTCCAAGATCAGCGACGACCAGCTGTTCTACCTGATGAGCCGCGGCCTGACCGAGGACGAGGCCATGGCGATGATCGTGCGCGGCTTCATCGAGCCCATCGCCAAGGAGCTCCCCATGGAGTACGCCCTCGAGCTCAACCGCCTCATCGAGCTCCAGATGGAGGGGGCAGTCGGCTGATCGCCGCCGCCCTCGAACCAAACCAAGCCACCAGTAGCAAGGACGAGATGACTACCGAGGCCATGGCACCGCCGAGCACCAAGTCGCAGGTGCTGCGTTCCTTCGACGTCGCCGACTTCCCGGCCCTCAAGGGCCTGGAGGAGGAGTGGCGCTTCACCCCGATCAAGCGGCTCGGTGAGCTCGTCACCGCGACCGCTCTCACCGGCACGGCGCCGGGCTACGCGCCCGGCGACCTGCCGGCCGGGGTGTCGCTCACGCAGGTCGACGCGGGCAAGGTCGAGTCGGTGCTGACGCCGTTCGACCGGATCAGCGCGCTCGCGTACGGCTCGGCGGCCTCGGTGACCCTCATCGACATCGCCGCCGAGACGGTCGCGGCGGAGCCGGTGGTCATCAAGGTCGTGGGTCAGGGCAGCGCCGCGGCGGCTGCCCGCACCTACGTCAAGGTGGGCAACTTCGCCAAGGTGACGGTGGTCCTGGAGCAGGTCGGCCAGGCCACCCTCGCCGACAACATCGAGGTCGTCCTGGGTGACAGCGCCCAGCTGACGTTCGTCACGCTCGCCGAGTGGGACGACACCACGGTGCAGGCGCAGCACATCAAGTTCAAGGTCGGCCGGGACGCCCGCGTCGACCACGTCCAGGTCACCCTGGGCGGCAGCGTGGTCCGCCAGTTCGCCAGCGTCGAGTACGCCGGCCGCGGCGGTCAGGCCGAGCTCTGGGGTCTCTACTTCGCCGACGCCGGTCAGCACATCGAGCACCGCCAGCTGGTCGACCACAGCGTGCCGGACTGCCGCAGCTACGTCGGGTACCGCGGCGCGCTGCAGGGCCAGTCGGCGCACACCGTCTGGGTCGGCGACGTGCACATCCGGGCCTCGGCGACCGGCACCGAGACGTACGAGATCAACCGCAACCTGCTGCTCACCGATGGCGCCCGCGCCGACTCGGTGCCGAACCTCGAGATCGAGACCGGCGAGGTGGTCAGCGCCGGGCACGCCAGCGCGACCGGCCGGTTCGACGACGAGCAGCTCTTCTACCTGATGGCCCGCGGCATCCCCGAGGGTGAGGCCCGCAAGCTGGTCGTCCGCGGCTTCTTCGCCGAGCTGATCAACAAGATCCCGGTCGAGGAGCTGCGCGAGCGCCTGGGCGACGCCATCGAGGCGAGGCTGGCGAAGGCGGGCTCATGAGCTTCGAGCGAGTCGGGCCCGCGGCGGATCTCGCCAAGGGCTCGGTGACCACCGCGGAGATCGACGGCGTGGACGTCGCGATCGTGCACGCCGACGACGGCCAGTTCTACGCCGTCCGCGACGAGTGCAGCCATGCGTCGATCGCCCTCTCCGAGGGGGAGGTCGACGGTTGCACCCTGGAGTGCTGGCTGCACGGCTCCCGCTTCGACCTGCGTACCGGCGAGCCCAGCGGCCTGCCCGCCATCGAACCGGTGGCGACCTTCCCCGTCGAGATCCGCGACGGCGACATCTACGTCTCTATGACACCGAGCAATGGAGTAATGCCGTGAGCACCCTCGAGATCCGCGACCTGCAGGTGTCGGTCAAGTTGCCCGAGGGCGACCTGAAGCCGATCCTCGCCGGTGTCGACCTGACCGTGAAGTCGGGCGAGACGCACGCCATCATGGGCCCGAACGGCTCCGGCAAGTCGACCCTGGCCTACTCCATCGCCGGTCACCCCAAGTACGAGATCACCGGTGGCAGCGTCACCCTCGACGGCGACGACGTCCTCGCGATGACCGTCGACGAGCGGGCCCGCGCCGGCCTCTTCCTGGCCATGCAGTACCCCGTCGAGGTCCCCGGTGTGTCGGTGGCCAACTTCCTGCGTACCGCGAAGACCGCGATCGACGGCCAGGCGCCGAAGCTGCGGACCTGGGCCGGCGAGCTGCGCGGCGCCATGGAGAAGCTCCAGATGGACCCGGCGTTCGCCCAGCGCAACGTCAACGAGGGCTTCTCCGGCGGTGAGAAGAAGCGGCACGAGATCATGCAGCTCGAGCTGCTCAAGCCGAAGATGGCGATCCTCGACGAGACCGACTCGGGTCTCGACATCGACGCGCTGCGCATCGTCAGCGAGGGTGTCAACCGGGTCCGGGAGTCCGGCGAGGCCGGTCTGCTGCTGATCACCCACTACACGCGCATCCTGCGCTACATCAAGCCGGACTACGTGCACGTCTTCGTCGCCGGCAAGATCGTCCAGGAGGGCGGCCCCGAGCTCGCCGAGCAGCTCGAAGCCGAGGGTTACGAGCGTTACGTGGCCGGCGCGCGCGCCTGAGGATCGAGGAACCGATCATGACGTTCGACGTGACCCGGGTGCGGTCCGACTTCCCGATCCTCGACCGGGAGATCAACGGGCACCCGCTGGTCTACCTCGACAGCGCCAACACCTCGCAGAAGCCCCGCCAGGTGCTCGACGCCATGCGCGAGCACCAGGAGCGGTACAACGGCAACGTGTCCCGTTCCGTGCACACGCTGGGCACCGAGTCGACAACGGCGTACGAGGACGCGCGGGCGAAGATCGCTGCCTTCATCGGGGCGCCGAGCCCGGACGAGATCGTGTTCACCAAGAACTCGACCGAGGCGATCAACCTGGTCGCGTACACGTCGGCGGACTTTTTGAAGCTCGGCCCCGGTGACGAGATCGTGGTCTCCGAGATGGAGCACCACTCCAATCTCGTCCCCTGGCAGCTGCTGTGTCAGCGCACCGGGGCGACCCTGCGCTGGTTCGGAGTCACCGACGAGGGACGGCTCGACGAGTCGGCCCTCGACGAGCTGGTCAACGAGCGCACGAAGATCGTCTCGATCGTGCACATGTCGAACATCCTGGGCACGATCAACGACCCGGCGCGGATCGTCGCCCGGGCCCACGAGGTCGGCGCGCTGGTCCTGCTCGACTGCTCGCAGTCGGTGCCGCACCTGCCGATCGACGTGGTCGCGCTCGGCGCCGACTTCATCGCCTTCACCGGCCACAAGATGCTCGGCCCGACCGGCATCGGTGTGCTCTGGGGCAAGATGTCGCTGCTCGAGGCCATGCCGCCGTTCCTGGCCGGCGGGTCGACGATCGAGACCGTGACGATGGCGGGCACCACGTTCGCGCCGCCGCCGGCCCGGTTCGAGGGCGGCACCCCGCCGATCACCGAGGCCATCGGCCTGGGCGCGGCGGTCGACTACCTCACGGCCCTGGGCATGGAGAACGTCCACCGCCACGAGCAGGAGATCACCGCGTACGCGTTGAAGGCGCTCGCGGACGTCCCCGGCGTGCGCATCTTCGGCCCGGCCACGCCGGAGGGCCGCGGCGGAACGGTGTCGTTCGAGGTCGAAGGGGTACACCCGCACGACGTCGGGCAGATTCTCGACGATCTCGGTGTTGAGGTCAGGGTGGGTCACCACTGCGCGCGCCCCGTGTGCACGCGGTTCGGGGTCCCGGCGATGACCCGGGCCTCGTTCTACCTCTATACGACGACCGACGAGATCGACGCCCTCGCGCGCGGTCTGGAGCAGGTTCGGAAGGTGTTCGCCTGATGATCGACCAGCTCTACCAGGAGATCATCCTGGACCATTACAAGCATCCCCACGGCAAGGGCCTGCGGGCGCCTTTCGGCGGGGAAGCCCACCACGTCAACCCCACCTGCGGTGACGAGGTGACCTTCCGGGTCGCCGTCGACGGTTCCTCCTTCTCGGACATCTCGTACGACGGGATCGGCTGCTCGATCAGTCAGGCGTCGGCGTCCGTGCTGTACGAGCTGCTCCAGGGTGTTTCGGTCGACGAGGCCACCCAGGTGCACGAGGCTTTTGTGGCGCTGATGCAGAGCCGCGGCACGATCGAGCCCGACGAGGAAGTCCTCGGCGACGGGGTGGCGTTCGCCGGTGTGGCGCGTTACCCGGCCCGGGTCAAATGTGCGTTGCTGCCGTGGATGGCGTTCAAGGACGCCTCGGCGCGCGCCGGTGTGGGCGTGAGCCCCGAGGTGAAGGCATGACCGATTGCACCGAGCGTCGCCTGCCGCCGGCCAGCGACGGCCACGACCGCGAGGGCCATGAGGGCATGTCAAAGGAAGGCACAGCATGACCGACAAGACTGTTGAAGAGATCGCTTCGGATGCGGCCGACACCGCGGGTCCGGATGACGCGACCGCCCCGGTTGTCGCCGAGACGGACGCTGCGCCAGTTTCCGCGGACGCCGGCACCGCGCCGGCCGGCGAGAGTGGCGTTGTCGTTTCGAAGGCGACGATCGATGAGGTCGAGGAGGCGATGAAGGATGTTGTCGACCCCGAGCTCGGCATCAACGTCGTCGACCTGGGCCTGGTCTACGGCGCCCACGTCGACGACGACAACGTCGTGACGCTGGACATGACGCTGACGTCGGCGGCCTGCCCGCTGACCGACGTGATCGAGGACCAGACGCGTCAGGCCCTCACCACGGGCCCGGGCGGAGGCCTGGTCAAGGACTTCCGGATCAACTGGGTCTGGCTGCCGCCGTGGGGCCCGGACAAGATCACCGACGACGGCCGCGACCAGCTCCGGTCGCTCGGCTTCAACGTCTGAGGCTGCGAACGAAGAAAACGCCGGGTCACTGACCCGGCGTTTTTGCTTGATGCGCAGCGACGTCAGGTGGGGAGGCGGACGCCGGCGAGGCCGCCGTCGACGGCCAGTAGCGTGCCGGTTGTCGCCGAGGCCAGGGGGCTGGCCAGGTAGGCGATCGCGTGCGCGATCTCCTGCGGCGTGACGAGCCGGCCGGTCGGCTGGCGGGCTCGCAGCGCAGCTCCGGCCGCCACCGGATCGTCGGCCGCGTCCAGCAGCCGGGCCACCCACGGAGTGTCGGCCGTCCCGGGCATGACGGCGTTCACCCGTACCCCTTCGCGCACGTGGTCCGCGGCCATCGCCAGAGTCAGCGCAGCGACCGCGCCCTTGCTCGCGGAGTAGACCGCGCGTTGGGGCAGGCCGAGCCACCCGGTGATCGAGCAGGTGTTGACGATCGCGGCGTTCGGGGAGGCGAGGAGCAGCGGCATCGCGGCGCGGGACAGGCGGGCGATGCCGACGACGTTGACGTTGAGGACGTTCAGCCACTCGTCGTCGCTGTTGGCGGTGACGTCGCCGACCGCGCCGATGCCGGCGTTGTTGATGAGGATGTCGAGGCGGCCGAAGCTGTCGGCGACGGTGGCCACGGCCGCGTCGACCGAGGCGGAGTCGCCGACGTCGCAGATGACCGACAGGTCGGAGTCGTGTTCGGTGAGGTCGAGGCCGGCCACCCGGGCGCCGCGTTCGCGCAGCAGGGCGACCGTCGCGGCGCCGATGCCGCTGGCGCCGCCGGTGACGATCGCGGTGAGTCCGTCGAACTCGCTCATGTCCTCAACTCCTCGGATCAACGTGGATCTTCGGGGCGGCTCCCCAGGAGCGATCGCCCGCCAGGACGGCGGCGACGTCGTCCAGACCCACGGTCGCGGCGATCAGCGGCCGGGGGTCGACCTCGCCCGACGCGAACAGCTCGACCGTTCCGGCGAAGCCGCCCGACGCGCTGAGCACGCCGACCGCGGTGACGTCCTTCAACGCCAGGTTCCGCGAGTCGATCAGGCTCGGTGACGACGAGAGCCCGACGAAGACGACACGGCGGCCGGGTTCGACCAGGTCCACCGCCAAGGCGGGCAGCGCGGCGCCGTTGGAGGCATCGATGACGCCGTCCCAGGTCAGGTCGGGCAGGGTTTCGGTGGTCCAGCCGCGCGGGAAGCCGATCGACGCGGCGAACTCCAGCGAGGTCGCGCTGCGCCCGAGCAGGTGCACCTCGGCACCCTGGGCGGCGGCGACCTGGGCGGTGAGCAGGCCGATCGCGCCGGGGCCGAGGATCAGGAGGCGTCCGCCCGGCGGGAGCGCAACTCCGCGGACGGCCCGCAGCGCGTTGCCGGCGGGCTCGACCATCGCTCCCGCAGCCGGATCCACGCTGTCGGGCAAAACCTGAAGAGCCTTGACGGGTACGGGCAACTGCTCCGCGAGGGCACCCGGCCAGCCGTTGCGGACACCGATCTCGTACCGGTCGGCGCAGACGTGCTGGCGTCCGCTGGTGCAGCGGGCGCAGTGGCCGCAGCCGAGCATCGTGTCGCCGGTGACGCGGCGCCCGAGCCACGCCTCGTCGACGCCCGGCCCGACGGACGCGACCGTGCCGGACCACTCGTGCCCGATCCGCATCGGGTACTGCGCCTGACCGGTGTGCAGGTAGGACATCGCGCCGCTGTAGATCTCCATGTCGGTGCCGCACACCCCGGCCCGGGCGACGTCGACGACCACCTCGCCGGCGCGGGCCTCGGGTGGCTTCACGTCCTGGACCTCGGCTTTCCCGGGTCCGGTGATCACGAAGGCGCGCATCAGCGGGCGGCCACCACGGTCTGGCGCTGGCTGCCCAGCCCGTCGATGCCGAGCTCCATGACGTCTCCGGGCTGCAGCCAGATCGGCGGCTTGAAGCCCATGCCGACACCGGGCGGCGTACCCGTGTTGATCAGGTCGCCGGGCTCGAGCACCAGGAACTGGCTCAGGTAGCGCACGATCTCGTACGGGTCGAAGACCATGGTCGAGGTGCTGCCGGTCTGGCGGCGTACGCCGTTGACGTCGAGCCACATCCCCAGCGCGTTCACGTCCGGGATCTCGTCCGGTGTGACGAGCCACGGCCCGGCGGGGTTGAAAGTCTCGGCCGACTTGCCCTTGGACCACTGTCCGCCGCGTTCGGTCTGGAACGCCCGCTCGCTGATGTCGTTGGTCACGACCCAGCCCGCGATCGCCTCCCGGGCGGCGTTGTGGTCGTCGAGATAGCTGGCCCGCCGCCCGATCACGATGCCCAGCTCGACCTCCCAGTCGAGCTTGGTCGAACCGCGCGGCTGCCGGACGTCGTCGTGCGGTCCGACCAGGGTGTTCGGCGACTTGGTGAACAGGATCGGCTCGTCCGGAACGGCCTGGCCGGTCTCCGCGGCGTGGTCCCGGTAGTTGAGCCCGATGCAGAGGATCTGGTGCGGCCGGGGGATCGGCGCGCCGATCCGCTCACCCGCAAAACTCGCGACCTGCCCGGCGGTGATCCGCGCGTCGACCGTCGAGCGGAAGTCGTCCGGCGCCGTGAAGAACTGATCGCCGAGGTCTGCGACGTCGACATAGGTGCTCTCGTCGACCCGGACGACGGGCCGCTCGGCACCCGCGTCCCCGATCCGCATCAGCTTCATGACTCTCCAGAGATAGGTCCGGCCCACGGGGTCACCGGCAGACCGGTCACGCCGACCTGGGCGAGAAACAGACAACCCGACATCGGGTACGCGGCCAGACGCTCCGCCCCCAGCTCCGCCGTGGCGGTGGTGACGAGCATCCGGTCCAGGCCGGGCCCCACGAAGGCGACGCTGGTGGTGTGGGGTGCAGGCACCTCGACCACCCCGGCGGGCTGCGCGTCGGGGGTGAACCGGCGCACCTCGCCCGCGCCCCAGATCGCGATCCACACGTGGCCCTCGGCGTCGACGCACATCCCGTCGGGCAGGCCGTCACTGATCCGCAGCCACTCGCGGCGCGGTCCGACGGCACCGGTCGTGACGTCGTACGAGCGGACCCAGACGATGCCCGGGCGGCTGTCGATGCTGTAGAACAGCGTCCCGTCGGGGCTCCACGCCAGCCCGTTCGACAGATTCAGGTCGTCGTCGAGAACCGTGACTTCGCCGCTGTGCTCCAGGCGTACCAGAGTCTCTCGAGGGGTGTCGGCGAGCGCGAGGGTGCCGATCAGGAAGCGCCCGGCGGGGTCGCAGGCGCCGTCGTTGAGCCGGCGGCGCGCCGCGGCCGGGATGATCCGGATGCCCGCGGGATCGGTCGCCGTACGGCCCGCGACCGGCTCACCGGCCGGCCCGCCCGGCGTGGTCGTGAAAACCGTCTGCGCGCCCGCGACGAGCAGCTCACCGTCGGCGGAACAGACCACGGCACCGACCGTCCGGTCCAGCGGCAGGGTGTGGGTGACGATGACGCGGTCGCCGTCGAGGGTGCCCTGGTGGACCGCGCCCGCGTCGATGTCGACCCAGAGCAGGCGCTCTCGCGGCGCGTCCCAGACCGGGCCCTCACCCAGGCTGAACGTCTCGGCCGAGGCGGCCGTCGCCGTCCACCTCATCGCGCCTCCACCGTCGCCCGGATCGCCGGGATCTGCGCGAGGAGCGTTTCCAGCGAGGTGCGCAAGGCGGGTGCGGAGACGCTGACCGCGCCGCTCGGCCGGGTCGGTGAGGTCATGAAAACGGGCACGGCCACACACACGATGCCGGGCTCGTTCTCCTGGTCGTCGACGGCGTACCCGGCGACGCGGATCCGGGCCAGGTCGGCGGCGAGGGCCTCGGCCGTGGTCAGCGTGTGCGGTGTGCGCCGGGTCAGGGGGCGGTCGCCGATCCAGTCCGCGACGGCGGGTTCGTCACTGAGCGCGTACGAGAGGAGCAGCTTGCCGACCGCCGTGCTGTGGACCGGGTTGCGCCCGCCGACCGTGGAGGTCAGGCGCAGCGCGCCGGCCGGAGGGTCGACCTTGGCCCGGTAGACCACCGTGTCGCCGTCGAGAACCGCGTAGTGGGCCGTCTCGCCGTACCGCCGGGCCAGCTCGGTGAGCACCGGTGCGATCCGCAGGTGGTCGGGGCGGGCCTCGTGGTGGGCGAACGCCAGCCGCAAGAACTCGTCGCCGAGCACGTACCGGCCGTGCCCGTTGCGGGCGGCGAAGCCGAACCGGCACAACGACGCCAGGGCGCGGTGCACAGTGGGCTTGGGGCTGGCCACGGCCTGGGTCATCTCCTCGAGCGAGACGCCATCGCCGTGCTGCGCCAGCTCGGTCAGGACAGCGAGCACCCGATCCGTACCGACCAAGGGGGGTGCGATATCCGGGGGCACCGGCGTACGGTACCTGATATTCCAGATAGGCACCCAGCGTTCCGATAATTGGAAGGTCTATGCCTGAGCTGCGCAGCGCCGAGTGGTACGCCGGACAGGACCGTAACGCCTAC
Protein-coding regions in this window:
- the sufD gene encoding Fe-S cluster assembly protein SufD, which produces MTTEAMAPPSTKSQVLRSFDVADFPALKGLEEEWRFTPIKRLGELVTATALTGTAPGYAPGDLPAGVSLTQVDAGKVESVLTPFDRISALAYGSAASVTLIDIAAETVAAEPVVIKVVGQGSAAAAARTYVKVGNFAKVTVVLEQVGQATLADNIEVVLGDSAQLTFVTLAEWDDTTVQAQHIKFKVGRDARVDHVQVTLGGSVVRQFASVEYAGRGGQAELWGLYFADAGQHIEHRQLVDHSVPDCRSYVGYRGALQGQSAHTVWVGDVHIRASATGTETYEINRNLLLTDGARADSVPNLEIETGEVVSAGHASATGRFDDEQLFYLMARGIPEGEARKLVVRGFFAELINKIPVEELRERLGDAIEARLAKAGS
- a CDS encoding IclR family transcriptional regulator — encoded protein: MPPDIAPPLVGTDRVLAVLTELAQHGDGVSLEEMTQAVASPKPTVHRALASLCRFGFAARNGHGRYVLGDEFLRLAFAHHEARPDHLRIAPVLTELARRYGETAHYAVLDGDTVVYRAKVDPPAGALRLTSTVGGRNPVHSTAVGKLLLSYALSDEPAVADWIGDRPLTRRTPHTLTTAEALAADLARIRVAGYAVDDQENEPGIVCVAVPVFMTSPTRPSGAVSVSAPALRTSLETLLAQIPAIRATVEAR
- a CDS encoding SDR family NAD(P)-dependent oxidoreductase, yielding MSEFDGLTAIVTGGASGIGAATVALLRERGARVAGLDLTEHDSDLSVICDVGDSASVDAAVATVADSFGRLDILINNAGIGAVGDVTANSDDEWLNVLNVNVVGIARLSRAAMPLLLASPNAAIVNTCSITGWLGLPQRAVYSASKGAVAALTLAMAADHVREGVRVNAVMPGTADTPWVARLLDAADDPVAAGAALRARQPTGRLVTPQEIAHAIAYLASPLASATTGTLLAVDGGLAGVRLPT
- a CDS encoding fumarylacetoacetate hydrolase family protein; this translates as MKLMRIGDAGAERPVVRVDESTYVDVADLGDQFFTAPDDFRSTVDARITAGQVASFAGERIGAPIPRPHQILCIGLNYRDHAAETGQAVPDEPILFTKSPNTLVGPHDDVRQPRGSTKLDWEVELGIVIGRRASYLDDHNAAREAIAGWVVTNDISERAFQTERGGQWSKGKSAETFNPAGPWLVTPDEIPDVNALGMWLDVNGVRRQTGSTSTMVFDPYEIVRYLSQFLVLEPGDLINTGTPPGVGMGFKPPIWLQPGDVMELGIDGLGSQRQTVVAAR
- a CDS encoding zinc-dependent alcohol dehydrogenase: MRAFVITGPGKAEVQDVKPPEARAGEVVVDVARAGVCGTDMEIYSGAMSYLHTGQAQYPMRIGHEWSGTVASVGPGVDEAWLGRRVTGDTMLGCGHCARCTSGRQHVCADRYEIGVRNGWPGALAEQLPVPVKALQVLPDSVDPAAGAMVEPAGNALRAVRGVALPPGGRLLILGPGAIGLLTAQVAAAQGAEVHLLGRSATSLEFAASIGFPRGWTTETLPDLTWDGVIDASNGAALPALAVDLVEPGRRVVFVGLSSSPSLIDSRNLALKDVTAVGVLSASGGFAGTVELFASGEVDPRPLIAATVGLDDVAAVLAGDRSWGAAPKIHVDPRS
- the sufU gene encoding Fe-S cluster assembly sulfur transfer protein SufU, which encodes MMIDQLYQEIILDHYKHPHGKGLRAPFGGEAHHVNPTCGDEVTFRVAVDGSSFSDISYDGIGCSISQASASVLYELLQGVSVDEATQVHEAFVALMQSRGTIEPDEEVLGDGVAFAGVARYPARVKCALLPWMAFKDASARAGVGVSPEVKA
- the sufC gene encoding Fe-S cluster assembly ATPase SufC — its product is MSTLEIRDLQVSVKLPEGDLKPILAGVDLTVKSGETHAIMGPNGSGKSTLAYSIAGHPKYEITGGSVTLDGDDVLAMTVDERARAGLFLAMQYPVEVPGVSVANFLRTAKTAIDGQAPKLRTWAGELRGAMEKLQMDPAFAQRNVNEGFSGGEKKRHEIMQLELLKPKMAILDETDSGLDIDALRIVSEGVNRVRESGEAGLLLITHYTRILRYIKPDYVHVFVAGKIVQEGGPELAEQLEAEGYERYVAGARA
- a CDS encoding cysteine desulfurase; amino-acid sequence: MTFDVTRVRSDFPILDREINGHPLVYLDSANTSQKPRQVLDAMREHQERYNGNVSRSVHTLGTESTTAYEDARAKIAAFIGAPSPDEIVFTKNSTEAINLVAYTSADFLKLGPGDEIVVSEMEHHSNLVPWQLLCQRTGATLRWFGVTDEGRLDESALDELVNERTKIVSIVHMSNILGTINDPARIVARAHEVGALVLLDCSQSVPHLPIDVVALGADFIAFTGHKMLGPTGIGVLWGKMSLLEAMPPFLAGGSTIETVTMAGTTFAPPPARFEGGTPPITEAIGLGAAVDYLTALGMENVHRHEQEITAYALKALADVPGVRIFGPATPEGRGGTVSFEVEGVHPHDVGQILDDLGVEVRVGHHCARPVCTRFGVPAMTRASFYLYTTTDEIDALARGLEQVRKVFA
- a CDS encoding metal-sulfur cluster assembly factor produces the protein MTDKTVEEIASDAADTAGPDDATAPVVAETDAAPVSADAGTAPAGESGVVVSKATIDEVEEAMKDVVDPELGINVVDLGLVYGAHVDDDNVVTLDMTLTSAACPLTDVIEDQTRQALTTGPGGGLVKDFRINWVWLPPWGPDKITDDGRDQLRSLGFNV
- the sufB gene encoding Fe-S cluster assembly protein SufB — encoded protein: MTEQIVQPVVTQEEHLAALGKYEYGWADIDTAGATAQRGLSEAVVRNISALKSEPQWMLDLRLKGLRLFDRKPMPNWGADLTGIDFQNIKYFVRSTEKQAASWDDLPADIKNTYDKLGIPEAEKQRLVSGVAAQYESEVVYHKIREDLEEQGVLFLDTDTALREHEELFKEYFGTVIPVGDNKFAALNTSVWSGGSFIYVPKGVHVDIPLQAYFRINTENMGQFERTLIIVDEGAYIHYVEGCTAPIYSSDSLHSAVVEIIVKKNARCRYTTIQNWSNNVYNLVTKRATCEEGATMEWVDGNIGSKVTMKYPAVYMTGAHAKGEVLSVAMAGEGQHQDAGAKMVHAAPHTSSSIISKSIARGGGRTSYRGLVQVMEGSHHSASTVKCDALLVDTISRSDTYPYVDIREDDVSMGHEATVSKISDDQLFYLMSRGLTEDEAMAMIVRGFIEPIAKELPMEYALELNRLIELQMEGAVG
- a CDS encoding SMP-30/gluconolactonase/LRE family protein, with the translated sequence MRWTATAASAETFSLGEGPVWDAPRERLLWVDIDAGAVHQGTLDGDRVIVTHTLPLDRTVGAVVCSADGELLVAGAQTVFTTTPGGPAGEPVAGRTATDPAGIRIIPAAARRRLNDGACDPAGRFLIGTLALADTPRETLVRLEHSGEVTVLDDDLNLSNGLAWSPDGTLFYSIDSRPGIVWVRSYDVTTGAVGPRREWLRISDGLPDGMCVDAEGHVWIAIWGAGEVRRFTPDAQPAGVVEVPAPHTTSVAFVGPGLDRMLVTTATAELGAERLAAYPMSGCLFLAQVGVTGLPVTPWAGPISGES
- a CDS encoding ArsR family transcriptional regulator, with the protein product MTAVPAVGSRLPGLESKIADGRTRDRVAQLLFESGAATAAELGARLGLSPAAIRKHLDAMLAERLVEVRETRSQGPRGRGRPAKAFVLTAAAREGFPHFYDGIATAALRWIAEHGGPEAVSAFATAQVAALEERCRAALLEAGDDPIARAEALAEALTAEGYAANSTAIASGGQLCQHHCPVAHVAAEFPQLCDAETAVISRLIGTHVQRLATIAHGDGVCTTHIPAPPRATDKTIATTATTVRTDR
- a CDS encoding non-heme iron oxygenase ferredoxin subunit, translating into MSFERVGPAADLAKGSVTTAEIDGVDVAIVHADDGQFYAVRDECSHASIALSEGEVDGCTLECWLHGSRFDLRTGEPSGLPAIEPVATFPVEIRDGDIYVSMTPSNGVMP